The Apium graveolens cultivar Ventura chromosome 6, ASM990537v1, whole genome shotgun sequence genome contains a region encoding:
- the LOC141667061 gene encoding uncharacterized protein LOC141667061, with amino-acid sequence MIFCTVYVGKSCRRISNKGLFLDEFIRCFSTSFAAQSLEYSDENDNWQLRFNSDVKRYASRGQIVNAMESFNMLRMFPGRPTVHDYNQLISSYLESKNVFSGMLMELYNVMKVSGPYPDFLTYEILLNGIASFGSLSDGVFMVEEMCRSGYLPPFHSLSGLFEKSLELGSIQDSFSMLNLMLRFNYYPMPFSAKRFMASLCGSGMFREAHFLFSLLLEKNRNYFRSACNYSHNQILWALCKCGQLSNALAFFGSLDKKGVVPNESSYTALIYGFCQARLWEDTYRCLDLMEIVGRKPNVKTYTVIFKFLCDGGKIIEALRLLNKMNEECCFPDLVTFNILLRELCHQDMLEMMNALLGHINQKGFSPNQFTYASLAGGLLRRGYVPLVKNFLQLAKRETLQ; translated from the exons atgattttttgTACTGTTTATGTTGGGAAATCTTGTAGGAGAATTTCGAATAAGGGTTTGTTTTTGGATGAGTTTATTAGGTGTTTTTCGACCTCTTTTGCTGCTCAAAGTTTAGAATATTCGGATGAAAATGATAATTGGCAGCTGAGGTTTAACTCTGATGTAAAGCGATATGCTTCCCGGGGTCAGATTGTTAATGCTATGGAGAGTTTTAATATGTTGAGGATGTTTCCGGGGAGGCCGACTGTGCACGACTATAATCAGTTAATTAGTAGCTATTTAGAATCCAAGAACGTATTTTCGGGAATGTTGATGGAGCTATACAATGTGATGAAAGTGTCTGGGCCGTACCCTGACTTTTTAACATATGAGATTCTCTTGAATGGGATTGCCTCGTTTGGAAGTTTGAGTGATGGTGTTTTTATGGTGGAGGAGATGTGTAGAAGTGGTTATCTTCCCCCTTTTCATTCTTTGTCGGGATTATTTGAGAAATCTTTGGAGTTGGGGAGCATACAAGACTCGTTTTCTATGCTGAATTTGATGTTGAGATTTAATTATTACCCAATGCCATTTTCCGCAAAAAGGTTTATGGCAAGCCTTTGTGGAAGTGGAATGTTTCGTGAGGCGCATTTCTTATTTTCGCTTCTTTTGGAGAAGAATCGTAACTATTTTCGAAGTGCATGTAATTATAGTCATAATCAAATTCTTTGGGCATTGTGTAAATGTGGTCAGCTTAGTAATGCTTTGGCATTTTTTGGTTCTTTGGATAAGAAAGGTGTTGTTCCCAATGAGTCGTCATATACAGCTCTAATATACGGGTTCTGTCAAGCAAGGTTATGGGAGGATACATATCGTTGTTTGGATTTAATGGAAATTGTCGGTCGTAAACCCAATGTAAAAACATACACCGTTATTTTTAAATTTCTGTGTGATGGTGGAAAGATTATAGAGGCACTGCGCTTATTAAATAAAATGAACGAGGAATGTTGTTTTCCAGATTTGGTCACCTTCAATATACTTCTCCGTGAACTTTGTCACCAAGATATGCTTGAGATGATGAATGCTCTACTTGGGCATATTAATCAAAAGGGGTTTTCTCCTAATCAATTCACATATGCTTCTTTGGCTGGAGGTCTATTGAGAAGGGGGTATGTACCACTTGTCAAGAACTTCTTGCAG CTTGCAAAGAGAGAGACACTTCAATAA